The following proteins come from a genomic window of Edaphobacter sp. 4G125:
- the kdpA gene encoding potassium-transporting ATPase subunit KdpA, translated as MSLNGWLQIVLFIVVILSLAKPLGSYMTRVFERRKTFLDPILVPCERLLYRMTGIQMDQEMRWTDYAVAMLLFSAATLVFTYVIERVQYFLPLNPQHLAGVEPALALNTAISFTTNTNWQSYTPETTMSYLTQMLGLATHNFWSGAVGMAMAIAFIRGITRRESKTLGNFWVDLTRATLWVLLPLSIVTSLALVSQGVVQNFRAYDTVKLVEPQRTTGSDGKTTMVTTQTIAQGPVASQEAIKMLGTNGGGFFNANSAHPFENPTPLSNFIEMGAIFLIPAGLVVTLGEMARSRKHAWAVLGAMTVLWFVGVFACYWAESQPNPLLYGVDQRASSAQAGGNMESKEVRFGITNSALFATVTTDASCGAVNSMHDSFMPLGGMIPLINMLLGEVVFGGVGAGLYGMLVYVVMAVFIAGLMVGRTPEYLGKKIEAYDVQMSMLYLLIFPLVILGFTAIATQMPNLGLSSLTNHGPHGLSEILYAYTSTAANNGSAFAGLNANTRWYNYSLGAAMFFGRFMMAIPMLAIAGNLAKKKIVPASAGTFPVTTPLFTILLMGVILIVGALTFFPALSLGPILEHLLLQARQAF; from the coding sequence ATGTCATTGAATGGTTGGTTGCAAATTGTTCTTTTTATCGTAGTCATCCTGTCTTTGGCGAAGCCTTTGGGCAGTTACATGACACGTGTTTTCGAACGTCGCAAGACATTTCTTGATCCGATTCTGGTTCCATGTGAACGGTTGTTATACCGGATGACAGGGATCCAAATGGACCAGGAGATGCGCTGGACTGATTATGCCGTAGCAATGCTTTTATTCAGTGCAGCAACCCTGGTGTTTACCTATGTGATTGAACGGGTGCAATACTTCCTTCCGCTTAATCCTCAGCATCTGGCAGGAGTTGAGCCGGCGCTCGCTCTAAACACGGCAATCTCTTTTACGACGAATACAAACTGGCAGTCTTATACCCCCGAAACTACGATGAGCTATCTGACCCAGATGTTGGGGCTGGCGACACACAATTTCTGGTCAGGTGCAGTTGGTATGGCGATGGCAATTGCTTTTATTCGGGGGATTACTCGCCGCGAATCGAAGACCCTGGGGAACTTCTGGGTAGACCTTACACGCGCTACTCTTTGGGTTTTGCTGCCGTTATCCATAGTGACTTCATTAGCGCTGGTATCACAGGGCGTTGTCCAAAATTTTCGTGCTTACGATACGGTGAAGCTCGTCGAACCGCAAAGGACAACCGGATCTGATGGTAAGACGACAATGGTCACCACGCAGACCATTGCACAAGGACCTGTAGCCTCGCAAGAAGCGATCAAAATGTTGGGTACAAATGGTGGAGGATTTTTCAACGCGAACAGCGCTCATCCATTTGAGAATCCTACGCCGCTTTCAAATTTTATTGAGATGGGTGCAATTTTTCTGATTCCTGCCGGCCTTGTCGTTACGTTAGGAGAGATGGCGCGCTCTCGAAAACACGCGTGGGCTGTGCTGGGCGCTATGACGGTGCTGTGGTTTGTTGGTGTATTCGCCTGTTATTGGGCCGAATCTCAACCTAATCCTTTGCTTTACGGGGTTGACCAGCGCGCCTCCTCTGCCCAGGCAGGCGGAAACATGGAGAGCAAAGAGGTAAGGTTCGGCATAACAAATTCGGCACTATTCGCCACTGTTACAACGGATGCAAGTTGTGGTGCGGTTAATAGCATGCACGACAGCTTCATGCCTTTGGGCGGGATGATTCCTCTAATCAACATGCTGTTAGGTGAAGTGGTTTTTGGAGGTGTTGGTGCAGGGTTATATGGAATGTTGGTCTATGTCGTAATGGCTGTCTTTATTGCAGGATTGATGGTTGGTCGAACGCCAGAGTATCTCGGTAAAAAAATAGAGGCATATGACGTTCAGATGTCCATGTTGTATCTATTGATTTTTCCACTTGTTATCCTTGGCTTTACTGCAATTGCTACACAGATGCCAAACCTTGGATTGAGTAGCCTGACCAATCATGGCCCCCATGGTCTCAGCGAGATTCTTTACGCATATACCTCTACCGCAGCAAACAACGGGTCAGCGTTTGCAGGGCTTAACGCGAATACGCGTTGGTACAACTATTCGCTTGGAGCGGCGATGTTTTTCGGAAGGTTCATGATGGCGATTCCCATGCTCGCTATCGCCGGAAACCTTGCTAAAAAGAAGATCGTACCCGCATCTGCGGGTACATTTCCTGTTACGACTCCACTCTTCACCATATTGTTGATGGGCGTCATTTTGATTGTGGGAGCTCTTACCTTCTTCCCGGCGCTCTCCCTCGGTCCCATTCTTGAGCATCTGCTGTTGCAGGCACGACAAGCCTTTTGA
- the kdpF gene encoding K(+)-transporting ATPase subunit F: protein MFFNIILLLLSTATLVYLVYALLRPERF, encoded by the coding sequence ATGTTCTTCAACATAATTTTATTGCTGCTTTCCACTGCAACGCTGGTGTATCTCGTGTATGCGTTGTTGCGGCCGGAGAGGTTCTAA
- a CDS encoding response regulator transcription factor, which yields MRKILVVDDERQITRMLRASLQGSGYEVVTANNGLEGLNRFEADQPDLVISDLAMPELNGLELTRAIRNLSQTPIIVLSVRDSDAMKISALDEGADDYLTKPFSMPELLARVRAQLRRLPASEVVETYLEIGDFVIDSDAHTAIVRGQAVHLTPKEFDLLLLFARSPGRVLTHKILLRSIWGTAGEDQPEYLRVLIASLRKKIERGEGQKYIQSEPWVGYRFHPDPNAIETDGL from the coding sequence TTGAGAAAGATATTAGTTGTCGATGATGAGCGACAGATTACTCGTATGCTTCGGGCGTCTCTGCAGGGGAGCGGATACGAAGTTGTGACAGCCAATAATGGGCTGGAGGGGCTGAATCGTTTTGAGGCCGATCAACCTGATCTTGTCATTTCTGATCTGGCGATGCCAGAGCTGAACGGACTAGAACTCACGCGTGCAATTCGCAATCTTTCACAAACACCAATTATTGTTCTCAGTGTCCGCGACTCGGATGCGATGAAGATCAGTGCTTTGGATGAAGGGGCGGATGACTATCTTACGAAGCCATTTAGTATGCCGGAGCTGCTCGCTCGTGTCCGAGCTCAGCTTAGGCGTCTTCCTGCATCTGAAGTCGTGGAAACATATTTGGAAATCGGAGATTTTGTTATCGATTCCGATGCTCATACGGCAATCGTTCGGGGTCAGGCTGTTCATCTGACACCAAAGGAATTCGACCTCCTTTTGCTGTTTGCGCGATCTCCAGGTCGGGTGCTTACGCACAAGATCTTATTGCGCTCAATATGGGGAACAGCAGGAGAAGACCAGCCGGAGTACCTTCGAGTTCTTATTGCTTCGCTTCGTAAAAAAATTGAACGTGGAGAAGGACAGAAGTATATTCAAAGCGAGCCTTGGGTTGGGTACCGCTTTCACCCTGATCCGAATGCAATTGAAACAGATGGGCTTTGA
- a CDS encoding histidine kinase, which yields MMESRKSPEEWLLTSDPEKQRGRFKVFLGYAPGVGKTFSMLSEGIRRRSRGEDVVIGIVETHGRPNTAELESRLEHIPRREINYKGTVFSEMDVDAIIARMPQVALIDELAHTNIEGSRFPKRYEDVLYLLENKIDVLSTINIQHIESLAPRVQALTGISVREQIPDWVLDRADEIVISDLTPEALVTRMQRGDIYPQERVERALSNFFRRGNLIALREMALQRVTRAVDRNLDDYVRRKKLGAHWAVSEKVAVCISSNFQARDLIARGARLAEALDAELYVLHVSSGRDDNPDRKKVLESSLQFAKNLGASIVFLDGKDTARATAAFVRDNRITQAIVGRSAVHGLNSYLYYLAIQRFMSEAPHVDLHIVTQEKH from the coding sequence ATGATGGAGAGCAGGAAATCACCAGAAGAATGGCTGTTGACCAGCGATCCTGAGAAGCAGCGTGGCCGGTTTAAGGTATTTCTTGGATACGCTCCCGGTGTAGGAAAGACCTTCAGCATGTTGAGCGAAGGCATTCGTCGTCGCAGCCGAGGTGAAGATGTCGTTATAGGCATCGTCGAAACACACGGTAGACCGAATACGGCAGAGTTGGAATCCAGGCTTGAGCATATTCCGCGGCGGGAGATCAACTACAAGGGCACTGTATTTTCAGAGATGGATGTGGACGCAATTATTGCGCGAATGCCCCAAGTTGCTCTGATTGATGAGCTCGCACATACGAATATCGAAGGGAGCCGTTTCCCTAAGCGTTATGAAGATGTTCTATATCTTCTAGAAAATAAGATTGATGTTTTGAGCACAATCAATATTCAACACATAGAGAGTCTCGCTCCACGTGTGCAGGCCCTTACGGGGATCAGCGTCCGTGAGCAGATTCCTGATTGGGTGCTTGATCGAGCAGACGAAATCGTGATCAGCGATTTGACCCCGGAAGCATTGGTCACCCGAATGCAACGGGGTGATATTTATCCGCAAGAGCGCGTGGAACGAGCACTGTCTAATTTTTTTCGACGTGGAAACCTGATCGCCCTCCGGGAGATGGCCCTACAAAGAGTAACCCGCGCAGTGGATCGCAATCTTGACGATTATGTGCGGAGAAAGAAACTTGGCGCACATTGGGCGGTTTCAGAAAAAGTGGCTGTCTGTATAAGTTCTAATTTTCAGGCACGAGATTTAATTGCACGTGGCGCACGATTGGCGGAGGCGCTGGATGCAGAGTTGTATGTTCTACATGTTTCCAGTGGGCGCGATGATAACCCTGATCGAAAAAAGGTGTTGGAATCGAGCTTGCAGTTCGCCAAAAATCTTGGGGCCTCGATTGTATTTCTGGATGGTAAGGATACAGCGCGCGCGACGGCAGCTTTTGTGCGAGACAATCGAATTACTCAAGCGATCGTAGGGAGATCGGCAGTGCATGGGCTTAACAGTTATCTGTATTATCTTGCGATTCAAAGGTTTATGTCAGAGGCGCCACATGTCGATTTGCACATCGTAACGCAGGAGAAACATTGA
- a CDS encoding sensor histidine kinase yields the protein MNSRRLIMTTRWTLAFSALAGIVVIYRLWLHVNPTTVALTLLLFILILAAEWGLRYAVVISVAATALYNFFFLPPVGTFTISDPQNWLALFTFLSTAIIASRLSERARDEACDARARQRELEILLHLSQELLQSETIATLLSSVPSTVASVTAAKSSILYLLEGNKLYQAGVDLVSDIELPHLRQLAKTLPNVRQEDNEMQIPIRSGVKPRGLLLLRGVTLSPETLGAVGSLISISLDRAQAFESIAKDQAAKETERLRSLMIDSITHELRTPLTSIKGAATTLLSGEIQKEEQHELLTIIDEESDRLNRLVSEAVEMAQLDAQQVQMHFSPVKIRDLIDEALSTCSWIEDHHSLQVNIPDGLQIHADPAVFQKVLSNLLENAAKYSAPGTLITISAEIKNECVAISIADQGVGIDPSEQGLIFERFYRARSLVSGTSGTGMGLAISRAITEAHGGKITVVSQPGHGSVFTIYLPSPAPISVK from the coding sequence ATGAATTCGCGCCGTTTGATTATGACAACTCGATGGACGCTTGCATTTAGTGCTCTCGCCGGAATTGTAGTCATATATCGCTTGTGGCTCCACGTCAACCCCACCACAGTCGCCCTTACCCTTCTACTCTTTATTCTTATACTTGCGGCAGAGTGGGGATTGCGATACGCGGTCGTCATTTCCGTTGCTGCTACCGCTCTTTATAATTTCTTTTTCCTTCCGCCAGTGGGAACATTTACAATTTCCGACCCACAAAACTGGCTTGCGCTGTTTACATTTCTTTCTACTGCAATCATTGCCAGCCGCCTTTCCGAACGCGCTCGCGATGAAGCCTGCGACGCCCGCGCAAGGCAACGAGAATTGGAGATTCTGCTCCACCTCAGTCAAGAACTTCTGCAATCCGAAACCATCGCTACTCTGCTGAGTTCCGTGCCATCAACTGTAGCAAGCGTTACTGCAGCAAAGTCGAGCATCCTATATCTGCTGGAGGGCAATAAGCTGTATCAGGCCGGTGTTGACCTCGTCTCGGACATTGAACTTCCTCATCTGCGCCAATTAGCCAAAACACTCCCGAATGTCCGCCAGGAAGATAACGAGATGCAGATCCCCATTCGAAGTGGAGTAAAACCGCGAGGTTTGCTCCTTCTACGAGGCGTCACGCTTTCTCCTGAAACACTTGGAGCTGTTGGCAGCCTGATCTCCATCTCTTTAGATCGCGCGCAAGCCTTTGAAAGCATCGCGAAAGATCAAGCGGCAAAAGAAACCGAGCGACTCCGGTCATTGATGATCGACTCTATTACCCATGAATTGCGCACCCCGCTTACTTCAATCAAAGGCGCAGCAACCACTTTATTAAGCGGAGAAATTCAAAAAGAAGAGCAACATGAGCTACTGACCATCATCGATGAAGAAAGTGACCGCCTCAATCGACTCGTTTCCGAAGCAGTTGAAATGGCCCAACTTGACGCTCAACAGGTCCAAATGCACTTCAGCCCAGTAAAGATTCGAGATCTCATCGATGAAGCCCTTTCAACTTGCAGCTGGATAGAAGATCATCATTCGCTGCAAGTGAACATCCCAGATGGCCTGCAGATTCATGCCGATCCCGCAGTTTTTCAAAAGGTCCTCAGTAATCTGCTAGAGAATGCCGCAAAATATTCAGCGCCAGGCACACTTATCACGATATCCGCAGAGATAAAAAACGAATGCGTTGCGATCAGCATCGCAGATCAGGGAGTTGGCATTGATCCATCAGAGCAGGGCCTCATCTTTGAACGCTTTTACCGTGCCCGCTCTCTAGTCAGCGGAACTTCTGGCACGGGAATGGGCTTAGCCATCAGTCGAGCTATTACTGAAGCGCATGGAGGGAAGATTACCGTTGTCAGTCAGCCCGGACATGGTTCAGTCTTCACAATCTACTTACCCTCACCCGCCCCCATCTCTGTTAAATAA
- a CDS encoding IscS subfamily cysteine desulfurase, which produces MSTNGTGVVIAESSTPLPEGVRLPIYLDNHATTPLDPRVLEAMMPYLTNIFGNAASRNHSFGWEAEKAVEKAREQVAKLIGATAKEVIFTSGATESNNLALKGIAEMYRERGNHIITQVTEHKAVLDTCKKLEKQGYRVTYLPVGADGLIDLEDLKRAIDDKTILVSIMYANNEIGVIQPVREIGAICKEKGVLFHTDAVQAVGKIPVDVQKDNIDVLSLSGHKLYGPKGVGALYVRRRNPRVQISEQINGGGHERGMRSGTLNVPGIVGLGAACEIALNEMDAEAKREKELRDYLKHKLESALDYVHVNGNMEHHLPGNLNMSFVYVEGESLLMGINDVAVSSGSACTSATLEPSYVLKALGLGDDVAHSSIRFGLGRFNTKAEVDYVADKIIDVVKKLRELSPLYEMVKEGIDLSKIEWAAH; this is translated from the coding sequence ATGAGCACCAATGGAACCGGAGTCGTTATCGCAGAATCATCAACGCCACTTCCAGAAGGAGTCCGCCTTCCGATTTATCTGGATAACCACGCTACGACGCCGCTGGATCCTCGAGTTCTTGAGGCGATGATGCCTTATCTGACCAACATCTTTGGGAATGCAGCCAGCCGAAACCACAGCTTTGGCTGGGAAGCCGAAAAGGCAGTCGAAAAGGCGCGCGAACAGGTAGCGAAGCTAATTGGAGCGACGGCGAAGGAAGTGATCTTCACCTCTGGAGCAACGGAGTCGAACAATCTTGCGCTTAAGGGCATCGCGGAGATGTATCGCGAGCGCGGTAATCACATCATTACCCAGGTTACGGAGCACAAGGCAGTTCTCGATACCTGTAAGAAGCTTGAGAAGCAGGGATATCGCGTAACCTATCTTCCCGTTGGGGCAGACGGCCTGATCGATCTTGAAGATCTCAAGCGGGCCATTGATGATAAGACGATTCTGGTCTCCATCATGTATGCCAATAACGAGATCGGGGTCATTCAGCCAGTTCGCGAGATCGGCGCGATTTGTAAAGAAAAGGGAGTTCTCTTCCATACAGATGCTGTGCAGGCTGTAGGAAAGATTCCTGTGGATGTGCAGAAAGACAACATCGATGTGCTATCGCTTTCGGGGCACAAGCTTTATGGTCCGAAGGGCGTAGGCGCGTTGTACGTTCGCCGACGTAATCCTCGTGTGCAGATCTCCGAGCAGATTAACGGTGGCGGTCATGAGCGTGGAATGCGTTCAGGAACGCTGAATGTTCCAGGCATCGTTGGTCTGGGAGCCGCGTGTGAGATTGCGTTGAATGAGATGGACGCTGAAGCAAAGCGTGAGAAAGAGTTGCGCGATTATCTGAAGCACAAACTAGAGAGTGCCCTCGATTACGTTCATGTAAACGGAAACATGGAGCATCACCTTCCGGGTAACTTGAACATGAGCTTCGTCTATGTTGAAGGCGAGAGCCTGCTGATGGGGATCAACGATGTAGCGGTTTCATCGGGTTCTGCCTGCACTTCGGCCACCCTTGAGCCCAGCTACGTCCTCAAGGCTCTTGGCCTGGGAGATGATGTTGCCCATAGTTCGATTCGATTTGGCCTGGGTCGCTTCAACACGAAGGCTGAAGTGGATTATGTCGCAGATAAAATCATCGACGTTGTGAAGAAGCTGCGTGAACTGAGCCCGCTTTACGAGATGGTGAAAGAAGGGATTGACCTCTCTAAGATTGAGTGGGCAGCCCATTAA
- a CDS encoding RrF2 family transcriptional regulator encodes MLRLTKKADYGLMALKYLAEQTSGSAHSAKDIAEAYHIPPQLLAKILQTLAKSGLLVSHAGTNGGYALARSAKEVSAFEVIRAIDGPLFITSCITIHGACDLTSTCTIKEPLRKVNDSIKALLSGIYIADLIEPEHAATNAVGGGLVSIAM; translated from the coding sequence ATGCTTCGACTCACCAAAAAAGCGGACTATGGGTTGATGGCCCTGAAATATCTGGCGGAACAGACGAGCGGTTCTGCGCATAGCGCAAAAGATATTGCCGAAGCCTATCATATTCCCCCGCAACTGTTGGCTAAGATATTACAAACATTGGCCAAATCGGGCTTGTTGGTTTCTCATGCTGGCACCAATGGCGGTTATGCGTTGGCTCGATCGGCCAAAGAGGTTTCGGCATTTGAGGTCATCCGGGCGATTGATGGCCCCCTCTTTATTACAAGCTGCATTACGATTCACGGAGCTTGCGATCTCACTAGTACCTGCACCATCAAAGAACCGCTGCGTAAGGTGAACGACAGCATCAAAGCTCTATTGAGCGGCATCTATATTGCTGACCTGATCGAACCAGAACATGCTGCGACAAATGCAGTTGGCGGCGGTCTGGTTTCGATCGCGATGTAG